The Hordeum vulgare subsp. vulgare chromosome 7H, MorexV3_pseudomolecules_assembly, whole genome shotgun sequence DNA window cgtcctattccttggagcagtcattagcgtgatcggagataagctggttgatgcatatttacatatgcatgttgccaaggacttgtgggaggcgctcgaatctaaattcggggccaccgatgctgggagtgagatgtatgttatggatgtatatagacatcttttaattgtagattcattcattttgctttgtatgtagtctatagtgcaatctctaaaaggtcttatatttagaaacggagtatAACTGAACAAAAGCCTACTTCAAGAGAGGCTTATTCGTCTGTAATATTGTTAATTCACAAACTCATTGCATGTATTTACAAATAGGGGTAGTATTACATATTGATATTGTTTACTCAcaaagtcattcacgagaaaatcAAGATGTCCAGAGGAATAAATAATATGAAAACCTAAAAATAAATAGTAGAATGCACGAGCAACAGCTTTGCCAGTAATTCCCGGCATCAGGTCCCTCTGTTTTTGAACGATGAGAACGAGAAGAACGATCGAGGTACTGCAACCACAAAGTAAAACAGAGCATAAGTAAAATGGCGAAAGAAGCAAGCCGTGTCCATGCAAAGATCAAGATGTGTGCCAAGTCTGTATCGGCAGAACCTCTTGGAGATTTTGCAGGCAGAGCCATCTCCTTCAGCTGAGACCTTGCAGGAGACAGCGGCACGAAGCTCTGCAAGGATCGCACTGCGCACGCGCGCCGGCATGTCGGTGATCAGAAAAACGGCGAGCACGTCGGAGGTAGACAATATGCAGAAAGCGCCCAGGAATTACCGTGGGGGGAGGCGGCATAGCTGCTGTCCAGATCGTCGGAGTCAGCTGCCGGAGGCGGCGCGCGCTCGATGACGACGGCGGAGCCGTCCGCACCGTTGACGTTCTTCTTTCCGAAGGTCAGGAACCTCTTGAGCCCTGCCACGGCGTCCATCGGCGACTGCGGCGTCCCGGCGACGGGGACGTCGACGCTCCTCGCGGCGCAACAGGTGCTCGGCAGGAACACTATGTTCTGATGCTCAGCCTCCTccacctcatcctcctcctcccgtttcatcctcagcatcgccgcgTCGGCCTCCAGTAGCTCCTCGGTGGACAGAGCTCCGCCGGAAGGCGGCGGGGTGCGGAGCGGAGAGCCGGCGGCCGAGGCATCGAGCTCTGATCCGTGGGAGAAGGACGACTGCACGTTCGAGTACAGCGACCCGGAGCTCTCCTTGACGCTCGTGCCAGTCTCGTTAGATGCTGCTGCCGTGGTCTCtgatgacggcgatgatgacaTGGTCTCCGATGATGGCGTTGATGCCATGGTGTCCTCGAAGACTTCAGCAGCTTCCTTGTCCCCAACCTCTTCGTGCTCTCTCTTCACGTACACGTAGCTCGGCTCGGTGTCGGAGTCGCCAGTGATCCCCGCGTCGCCAAGCTTATCACCAGATCGTGTGACCTCGCCGTCGCCATTCCCGTCCGccttgttgctggagttcttcgctCCGGCGTCTGAGTGTTCGGACACTTGAACATCGTTGCAGTCGCTGTTTCCAAGTCTGGTCAAGAAATCGACCTGACCGTGCCCAAGAGCCACCGACGGCGACGAGGCGCGCGCGACGCCGTTGCCCGATCTCCTGATGCGGAGCGGCCCGGGAGAAACGGCGGCGGCCGTCTTGATCTCGGCGAGGACGACCTGCTCGTGGAACCGGCTCCGCGCCGCGGCGACGGCGGCATCCGCGGAGCCCTGCGCCGGAGCCGCGGCCTGCTTCACCTTCGCACCCCCCGCGCCGCCGTCGTAGCTGGCCCGCGGGGGCTGGAAACGCGGCGGCCGCGGGCTCTCCCCCCttacggaggaggaggacgaggaggagacgcTGCCGCGCTCCTCCTTGCTGCTGTCCTTGAGCGAGCTCCTGGTCCGCGAGAGCGTCTTGAGCGGCCTCGGCGTCGCGGCGGTGGACGGCGGTGGAATCCTGTTCTCCTTCCGGGGAGTGGTGGGTGGCTCCGGGTGCGACGCTCGCCGGCTGGAGGGTAGCCTCGGGCTGGCCGCCGTCGGTGACGGGCACGCCGTAGCGGTCCTGAGACGTGGAAGCTTCATGTCAGGGATGCATTTTGGCGTGGCAGGGGAGGCTGGCTTCTCCATGCTGCGGGGCTTTTGCTGCACGAAGTGAGAGCAAGAGAATACAATAGTTACTAGAAAGTGTATAAGTTTAGAAAACCTACCTTCACTCTCTCTTTCAGTTTATAATGCTTATCTTTTAAAAAATCTTTTCTCATTTTATAAGTCTCAATTTTATTGCTCTTATTCGCATGTTAAGATTTTAAGTTGCATTTAACCGTTGCATCTAAGAATTAAGAGAAAACTCATAAATGCTTTTGGCAAGTATTGCAAATCTAAGTTCCATATCATTGATCTTACCTGGAGATTTATGTGGgtaatttttcctttttctttgcctTTTTTATGCTTGATGTGTGCTAGACACACCTTTTGGTAATTTATTTTTcacgcatgcatgcattccagttAATACATTAGTATTTCTTGAGAAAAACAAGTGCATTAATAAGTACTTCCACAAACAACAAAAATTATTTCACCCTCATAGATTGAAGAGGTTTCTAAATTGAGCCCCATAAACCAAAAGGGAGGAAGCATGAACAAGTACAAACTAAATAGATATAATAGAAAATATAATTTATTTTGTATTTAAAGTTACTTTGTTAATCGGACGTTAATCCATTTCCATTAAACATAACAAAAATGCACCAAGTTTAGTACCAGAAAATCAGGAGACAGGAAAGGGGAAAAGCAAGTTCAAAATTTTGGTACTAATGGTACACTGGTTATAGATAATTTTTGCTACGAACTTGGTCAAAGTTTACACCCTTTGAATTCAAGAAAAATTATAGACTTGTTTTCAAGTATGGAGGATGTACAAGCGTGGAACATTGAAACTAATTGGTGAAAATGGCGTCAATTATGAGTTCAAATTTTAAATAAGGTCCTAGTGTATGTCATGCTTGCAATAGAAAACCCCTGCATGCAATACTTTGCTTATGGGATTGCA harbors:
- the LOC123408308 gene encoding translation initiation factor IF-2-like, whose protein sequence is MATTTMLPLWAQAAELERQFEGYKRRLAERRDAAAVATLRQGWLARMERKEAEMKALWARLDAGRHRPGDVGLAATASPAREQKPRSMEKPASPATPKCIPDMKLPRLRTATACPSPTAASPRLPSSRRASHPEPPTTPRKENRIPPPSTAATPRPLKTLSRTRSSLKDSSKEERGSVSSSSSSSVRGESPRPPRFQPPRASYDGGAGGAKVKQAAAPAQGSADAAVAAARSRFHEQVVLAEIKTAAAVSPGPLRIRRSGNGVARASSPSVALGHGQVDFLTRLGNSDCNDVQVSEHSDAGAKNSSNKADGNGDGEVTRSGDKLGDAGITGDSDTEPSYVYVKREHEEVGDKEAAEVFEDTMASTPSSETMSSSPSSETTAAASNETGTSVKESSGSLYSNVQSSFSHGSELDASAAGSPLRTPPPSGGALSTEELLEADAAMLRMKREEEDEVEEAEHQNIVFLPSTCCAARSVDVPVAGTPQSPMDAVAGLKRFLTFGKKNVNGADGSAVVIERAPPPAADSDDLDSSYAASPHVRSLQSFVPLSPARSQLKEMALPAKSPRVPRSFFSFSSFKNRGT